One window from the genome of Saccharicrinis carchari encodes:
- a CDS encoding T9SS type A sorting domain-containing protein, with product MKKFLLIITAAVLLGSGAVGQDKVTLPFYQNFEGISSIVSIPEWVVENEGCNSNDVKYIDIENNDRHLLLCSFNYQLYNQTKSCLIGAYINLDFISCQGVKLNFRWKKRLSPFAKAFYTNNTDDGVYLSDNGGQNYVKVLEFNNEGSENGWDNCTLDIEALCIAHNLTPNSDFRIKFQIFSVNGYVSYYGGYQWVMRNLLIDDVLIVDNNTKKIVYAYDNAGNRIGRVIETINLSILKSAQQDKQEIEPHSFGNGSVVIAPNPTKGQVKVIVNGEDNDMKFTFQVYNSSGKTVLTNQFIGNGEHPIDLSYFESGMYILHLKKGSQSLTYKIIKQ from the coding sequence ATGAAAAAATTTCTACTAATTATTACTGCAGCAGTATTATTGGGCAGTGGAGCCGTTGGGCAAGATAAAGTGACATTACCTTTTTATCAGAATTTTGAGGGTATATCCTCTATTGTTTCTATTCCTGAGTGGGTAGTGGAGAACGAAGGCTGTAATAGTAATGATGTAAAATATATTGATATAGAGAACAATGATCGCCATCTTCTACTTTGCAGCTTTAATTATCAATTATATAATCAGACTAAATCATGTTTAATAGGAGCTTACATAAACTTGGACTTTATAAGTTGTCAAGGTGTGAAGTTAAATTTCAGATGGAAAAAGAGACTGTCTCCTTTTGCCAAAGCCTTTTATACGAATAATACTGACGATGGAGTTTACCTTTCGGACAATGGAGGCCAAAATTATGTGAAAGTATTAGAATTTAACAATGAAGGGAGTGAAAATGGCTGGGATAACTGCACTCTGGATATTGAAGCTTTATGTATCGCACATAACTTAACTCCAAATTCTGATTTTAGGATTAAGTTTCAAATTTTTTCCGTCAATGGCTATGTTAGCTATTATGGAGGCTATCAGTGGGTGATGAGAAATTTATTAATTGATGATGTCTTGATTGTAGATAATAATACTAAGAAAATAGTTTACGCCTACGACAACGCAGGAAACCGTATAGGAAGAGTTATTGAAACCATAAATCTATCAATATTAAAATCGGCTCAACAGGATAAGCAAGAAATAGAACCGCACAGCTTTGGTAATGGATCCGTTGTCATTGCCCCCAACCCAACAAAAGGGCAAGTTAAAGTTATCGTAAACGGCGAAGACAATGATATGAAATTCACTTTTCAAGTTTACAACTCCTCCGGCAAAACGGTACTTACCAATCAATTTATTGGCAACGGAGAACACCCCATCGATTTAAGCTATTTTGAATCCGGCATGTATATCCTTCACCTCAAAAAAGGCAGCCAAAGCCTTACCTATAAAATCATCAAACAATAA